The Chaetodon trifascialis isolate fChaTrf1 chromosome 11, fChaTrf1.hap1, whole genome shotgun sequence nucleotide sequence CCTTCGCTCACTCAGACAGCCATTCACCTCCAACAATGCTttcacagtgacatcagcagaaaatggagAGAGTGCCTCACCTTGACATTGACGAGCAGCTCCCACAGGTTCCTCGGAGGCATCACCAAGGTCGTGTTCAGCTCAGTGATGTAGCATTTGTCCAGAGCAATGTCATGATAAGCTGTGAGGCCCTGGAATAGGATAAAACGAAGGTTAAGCCATGATGAAGCACtttaaagggaaaatgaaaCCAGAGCAAACCAGTGATCATATTGATGACTTGGCCTACCCTCTGAAAGTCGTGGATGATATCGGCGGGGTCGCTGCCTCCAAAGTGTGGCACAGGTACACTGATCTGCTCGTAGTTGTCATCCAGGTAGATGCCGACATTTTCCTCCAGTTCTTGCCGGCCCCTCAGAGGAGCGTACACAGAGTCCTCGTAGATGACCCGGCAGTGGAACAAGCTGTCTTCTGGGATCTGCTAATGGGACGCAACAGAGCTGAGTTAGCATGTGACTTCAGGTCGTCTTTGTCGTCTTTGTTCGTAATCATTCTGCACCACTGGGCTCAAGATATAACGTAAAGGAGAGGTAGAGTGAACTGACCTGAGGTATAAAGTAGTAGCGATAGATGTAGATGGAGGCCAGCACCAGTCCTGACATGAAGATGACGAGGCCAAAGGTGAGGCAGCAGAGGCCGGTTGGAAAAGGCTTCTTGGGCCTGACAGGAAGAACCAGCTGTTCCTGTGAAGAGAAAAGTGGTTTGGTTAGAGGACGAGTCAATCGTATCAAGTTCCATGATGGAATGTCGGTGGAAGAAACGTTCACACTGCCACGCTTCAAAGTACAAATTGTAATGGAGTTAATTCTGACGGCTGCCGAATCATTAGTCAGGGAAGGAGATCTGGTAGATGTTTGAGTGGAATGAGACATGCCAGATGCCCACCCACAGTCTCTCAGTCaatctgctgcctctctctactactgttgccatggagagCGGAAGCAGGGAGAACAGCTTGTGCCAGGCTCTGACGAAGATGCTGGCACGTGGCCGTCTGGGTCTATTCTTAGAGGCCTACTTCCACGCTCCATATTTGCAGTTAGCGAGCGCCCTCAGTGGGAGTCAAAACGAGAACAATTGCGTGGAGCAGGAGTCCCTCGGCAGAGGCGGACGTATTAATAGATCTACACACATTGGCTCTGACGCCTTGCCTACTGTCACAGCCAATCTGAATCTACGCAGCCTTTGA carries:
- the itm2cb gene encoding integral membrane protein 2Cb, whose amino-acid sequence is MVKITFQPVSAQKPEKESDGDKIIIPQAHEQLVLPVRPKKPFPTGLCCLTFGLVIFMSGLVLASIYIYRYYFIPQQIPEDSLFHCRVIYEDSVYAPLRGRQELEENVGIYLDDNYEQISVPVPHFGGSDPADIIHDFQRGLTAYHDIALDKCYITELNTTLVMPPRNLWELLVNVKRGTYLPQTYIIQEEMMVTGRVRNMRQLGPFIHRLCYGKETYRLRRRNQRRRIERRETKKCHSIRHFENTFVVETVICDRV